In Dermacentor variabilis isolate Ectoservices chromosome 7, ASM5094787v1, whole genome shotgun sequence, a genomic segment contains:
- the LOC142589010 gene encoding uncharacterized protein LOC142589010, giving the protein MRSWCTLAAPASAHSARKNVLIVVLSRAVVHRNSTLRWTDCWCSRSGVNGHEGALASEETEASLHHKGDCGTMQPEQHDKASDLPALTRCGWACRKAVSRLQCC; this is encoded by the exons ATGAGAAGCTGGTGTACTCTCGCCGCTCCCGCCTCGGCTCACAGTGCACGGAAGAATGTGTTGATAGTTGTGCTATCGCGTGCTGTAGTTCACCGCAATTCAACACTACGCTGGACGGACTGTTGGTGCAGTCGAAGCGGCGTGAACGGACACGAAGGAGCACTCGCCTCAgaag AGACGGAGGCATCTCTGCACCACAAAGGAGACTGCGGCACTATGCAGCCTGAACAGCACGACAAAGCATCTGATCTGCCTGCTTTGACAAG gtgtggctgggcctgcagaaaagctgtaagcagactgcagtgttgctga